In Trueperaceae bacterium, a single genomic region encodes these proteins:
- the coxB gene encoding cytochrome c oxidase subunit II, with protein MLHCGLDGAIGSKXQNDGLWGNVLMRKLVRILPLFVLIPLLGACSLNGPQSIFETAGPVARQQVDLLIFTYYLSWFVIILVAGVMIYALVRFRRRRGDXXIPTQTHGNPVLEITWTIIPIILVVLVAIPGVRTIFRTETIAKPTPDDVIINVIGHQWWWSFEYPELGILTANEIHIPEDRRIILNMTSADVLHSFWVPQIAGKRDLIPNQNNQLWFIADEPGIYRSQCAELCLGPHAYMRGRVIVDTEDDFTAWVNKFQAVQKNNAPSNHGAATTSEIQWGQQLFGQKCAACHSVAGFAEGTTVGEAIYPNLTNFGLRTTIGAGILENNEDNLALWLRDPQAVKPGNXMPNLWSMSNPNREKEIAAVVAYLLSLGKEDPLSAHVSAR; from the coding sequence GTGTTACATTGTGGTCTTGATGGTGCGATTGGCAGCAAAAANCAAAATGATGGTTTATGGGGAAATGTATTGATGCGGAAACTTGTCCGGATTCTTCCCCTGTTCGTACTGATACCTTTACTAGGAGCCTGCTCCTTGAACGGCCCTCAATCNATTTTCGAGACTGCCGGGCCCGTGGCAAGACAACAGGTGGACCTACTAATCTTCACCTATTACCTAAGCTGGTTCGTAATTATTCTNGTGGCTGGAGTTATGATTTACGCTCTCGTGCGTTTTAGAAGACGCCGAGGAGATGANNCGATCCCGACACAGACCCACGGCAATCCTGTGCTAGAGATTACTTGGACAATTATTCCAATCATCCTAGTTGTTCTAGTAGCTATTCCTGGTGTACGGACAATTTTCCGGACCGAAACGATCGCTAAACCCACACCCGATGACGTCATCATCAATGTTATCGGACACCAATGGTGGTGGTCATTTGAATACCCCGAACTCGGCATCCTCACAGCTAATGAAATCCATATCCCTGAGGACCGTCGCATTATATTGAATATGACTTCGGCTGATGTACTGCATAGCTTTTGGGTTCCTCAGATAGCAGGAAAGCGCGATCTTATCCCGAACCAGAACAACCAACTCTGGTTCATTGCTGATGAACCGGGAATTTATCGATCTCAATGTGCCGAATTATGCCTGGGACCTCACGCCTATATGAGGGGTCGTGTAATTGTTGATACCGAAGATGACTTTACCGCCTGGGTAAACAAATTCCAGGCTGTGCAGAAGAACAATGCGCCATCCAATCACGGTGCGGCGACAACATCAGAAATCCAGTGGGGACAGCAACTTTTTGGCCAAAAGTGCGCAGCATGCCATAGCGTAGCGGGATTTGCAGAGGGTACTACGGTGGGTGAGGCCATTTATCCAAATCTGACTAATTTTGGACTTCGTACGACAATAGGTGCTGGGATCCTNGAAAACAACGAGGATAACCTCGCTCTTTGGTTACGAGATCCACAAGCTGTAAAACCAGGCAACNGAATGCCTAATCTTTGGTCTATGTCGAACCCGAATCGTGAGAAGGAGATTGCAGCAGTTGTAGCGTACCTCCTAAGCCTTGGCAAAGAAGATCCACTCTCGGCGCATGTGAGCGCCAGGTAG
- a CDS encoding fatty acid-binding protein DegV, translating into MKIAVITDSTCDLTDAELRDLDIRRVPLYIEFEGKTHRDWVDISASDVIRGVELGADLPTTSQPTPKDFEDAYAAAVTEGAEAIICITISSDLSGTFQSANIAANTSPIPVTTIDSRHTSLGLGNMARKAAELRNNGATIEEILVAIENVRSTNHVLFTVANLEFLQKGGRLGRASALVGGLLNIKPILSLDEGTIVPLGKARGNKRALREVIGHIKDYQKLHPGTLILDIIHVEDASAVDRIKIALNEAGIEYTGGRVYEMGAVLTSHIGPGSYGIYLHTEKD; encoded by the coding sequence ATGAAAATAGCGGTCATAACAGATTCGACTTGTGATCTAACAGACGCTGAACTTCGCGATCTAGACATTCGCCGAGTACCACTGTACATAGAATTCGAAGGTAAAACACATCGGGATTGGGTAGACATTAGCGCCAGTGACGTAATCCGGGGAGTAGAACTGGGTGCTGACCTTCCCACAACCAGCCAGCCCACCCCAAAGGACTTCGAAGACGCATATGCAGCAGCNGTAACTGAAGGGGCTGAAGCGATTATCTGCATCACCATTAGTTCCGACCTCTCAGGAACTTTTCAATCTGCAAATATTGCCGCAAATACCTCCCCGATTCCCGTAACAACAATCGACAGTCGGCACACGAGTCTTGGCTTAGGCAATATGGCCCGCAAGGCCGCTGAGTTAAGGAATAACGGTGCCACGATCGAGGAAATTCTTGTAGCTATCGAAAACGTGCGCAGCACAAATCATGTTCTCTTCACAGTAGCTAACCTAGAATTTCTACAGAAGGGTGGTCGCCTAGGCCGAGCTAGCGCTTTGGTTGGGGGACTCCTCAACATCAAACCAATTCTCAGTCTAGATGAGGGGACTATAGTCCCACTAGGTAAGGCACGGGGTAACAAACGCGCTCTACGAGAGGTAATTGGTCACATTAAGGACTACCAAAAACTTCACCCAGGCACCCTAATATTAGACATTATTCATGTTGAGGATGCTTCAGCAGTTGATAGGATAAAGATAGCTCTTAACGAGGCAGGGATTGAGTACACAGGGGGTCGTGTATACGAAATGGGAGCAGTATTAACCTCGCACATTGGCCCAGGGTCTTATGGAATTTACTTACATACGGAAAAAGATTAA